A single Kribbella aluminosa DNA region contains:
- the fusA gene encoding elongation factor G: MAVQITTDLAKVRNIGIMAHIDAGKTTTTERILFYTGITYKIGEVHDGAATMDWMEQEQERGITITSAATTCTWKDHTINIIDTPGHVDFTVEVERSLRVLDGAVAVFDGVAGVEPQSETVWRQADRYGVPRICFVNKLDRTGAEFMRCVDMIVDRLAAVPLVLQLPIGSEADFIGVVDLIGMRALTWRGETTMGEDYTVEEIPATHTEIAAEWRDKLIETLAEADDEIMEMYLEGDEPTQEQIVAAIRRATIASKLTPVLTGTAFKNKGVQPLLDAINAYLPSPIDVPAIEGHDVKDPEKVVLRKPADDEPFSALAFKIAADPHLGKLTFIRVYSGKLETGTQVLNPTKGRKERIGKIYRMHANKREEIASIGAGHIVAVMGLKDTTTGETLCDPAKPVVLESMQFPAPVISVAIEPKSKADQEKLGVAIQRLAEEDPTFQVRTDEDTGQTIIAGMGELHLEVLVDRMKREFRVEANVGKPQVAYRETIKKKVEKVDYTHKKQTGGSGQFARVIINIEPTSVEAGGEGGYEFVNAVTGGRIPREYIPSVDEGAQEAMEFGVLAGYPMVDVKVTLTDGAYHDVDSSELAFKIAGSMAFKDAARRATPVILEPMFAVEVITPEDYMGEVIGDLNSRRGQIQSMDEGPGGSRAIKALVPLSEMFGYVGDLRSKTQGRASYSMQFDSYAEVPKNVAEEIIKKARGE, from the coding sequence GTGGCCGTACAAATCACCACCGACCTGGCCAAGGTCCGCAACATCGGGATCATGGCCCACATCGACGCCGGCAAGACGACGACGACGGAGCGGATCCTCTTCTACACCGGTATCACTTACAAGATCGGTGAGGTCCACGACGGCGCCGCCACGATGGACTGGATGGAGCAGGAGCAGGAGCGCGGCATCACGATCACGTCCGCCGCGACGACCTGCACCTGGAAAGACCACACCATCAACATCATCGACACCCCGGGCCACGTCGACTTCACCGTCGAGGTGGAGCGCTCGCTGCGCGTCCTCGACGGTGCCGTCGCGGTGTTCGACGGTGTCGCCGGCGTGGAGCCGCAGTCGGAAACGGTCTGGCGCCAGGCCGACCGGTACGGCGTACCCCGGATCTGCTTCGTGAACAAGCTGGACCGGACCGGCGCCGAGTTCATGCGCTGTGTCGACATGATCGTCGACCGGCTGGCCGCGGTGCCGCTGGTGCTGCAGCTGCCGATCGGGTCCGAGGCCGACTTCATCGGCGTCGTCGACCTGATCGGGATGCGCGCGCTGACCTGGCGTGGCGAGACCACGATGGGTGAGGACTACACCGTCGAGGAGATCCCGGCGACCCACACCGAGATCGCCGCCGAGTGGCGCGACAAGCTGATCGAGACGCTGGCCGAGGCCGACGACGAGATCATGGAGATGTACCTGGAGGGCGACGAGCCGACCCAGGAGCAGATCGTCGCGGCCATCCGCCGGGCGACCATCGCCAGCAAGCTGACCCCGGTCCTGACCGGCACCGCGTTCAAGAACAAGGGCGTCCAGCCGCTGCTCGACGCGATCAACGCCTACCTGCCGAGCCCGATCGACGTACCGGCCATCGAGGGCCACGACGTCAAGGACCCGGAGAAGGTCGTGCTGCGCAAGCCGGCCGACGACGAGCCGTTCTCGGCGCTGGCGTTCAAGATCGCGGCCGACCCGCACCTGGGCAAGCTGACCTTCATCCGGGTGTACTCGGGCAAGCTCGAGACCGGCACCCAGGTGCTGAACCCGACGAAGGGCCGCAAGGAGCGGATCGGCAAGATCTACCGGATGCACGCGAACAAGCGTGAGGAGATCGCGTCGATCGGCGCCGGCCACATCGTCGCCGTGATGGGCCTGAAGGACACCACCACCGGTGAGACCCTGTGCGACCCGGCCAAGCCGGTCGTGCTGGAGTCCATGCAGTTCCCGGCCCCGGTCATCTCGGTCGCCATCGAGCCCAAGTCGAAGGCCGACCAGGAGAAGCTGGGCGTCGCGATCCAGCGGCTCGCCGAGGAGGACCCGACCTTCCAGGTCCGGACCGACGAGGACACCGGCCAGACCATCATCGCCGGTATGGGCGAGCTGCACCTCGAGGTGCTGGTCGACCGGATGAAGCGCGAGTTCCGCGTCGAGGCCAACGTCGGCAAGCCGCAGGTCGCCTACCGCGAGACCATCAAGAAGAAGGTCGAGAAGGTCGACTACACGCACAAGAAGCAGACCGGTGGTTCGGGTCAGTTCGCGCGTGTGATCATCAACATCGAGCCGACGTCGGTCGAGGCCGGCGGCGAAGGCGGCTACGAGTTCGTCAACGCCGTCACCGGTGGCCGCATCCCCCGGGAGTACATCCCGTCGGTGGACGAAGGCGCCCAGGAGGCGATGGAGTTCGGCGTACTGGCCGGCTACCCGATGGTGGACGTCAAGGTCACGCTGACCGACGGCGCCTACCACGACGTCGACTCCTCCGAGCTCGCGTTCAAGATCGCCGGTTCGATGGCCTTCAAGGATGCCGCCCGGCGGGCGACGCCGGTCATCCTCGAGCCGATGTTCGCGGTCGAGGTCATCACCCCCGAGGACTACATGGGTGAAGTGATCGGTGACCTCAACTCGCGCCGCGGCCAGATCCAGTCGATGGACGAAGGCCCCGGTGGCAGCCGGGCCATCAAGGCCCTGGTGCCGTTGTCCGAGATGTTCGGGTATGTCGGTGACCTGCGGTCCAAGACCCAGGGCCGCGCGTCCTACTCGATGCAGTTCGATTCCTACGCCGAGGTTCCGAAGAACGTGGCGGAAGAGATCATCAAGAAGGCCCGGGGCGAGTAA
- a CDS encoding MCE family protein translates to MRPRILRGTSFVAGIAALAMLLTGCDFSVYSLPLPGGAKIKGPSYSVTVEFADVLDLVPKSTVKVDDVTVGTVEKVWLDGYIAKVRIRLPKSLDLPDNTHATIRQTSLLGEKFVSLSRPTGSEQPHGKLENGELIPLSRTTSNVEVEEVLSALSLLLNGGGVAQLQIITQELNKALTGNEPAIRSVLTQLNIFVGTLDQNKNRIITAIKSVDALAKKLNAQKATLATAIDSLPNSIKVLDQQRAALVKTLQALATLGNTATRVITSAQQDLVANLKSLFPILTKLAEAGANLPKSLELLFTYPFPDQAANAAKGDYTNLGITLDVDTQKALKSLIGISLPTVGPTGLPTLGISLPVHLPTSAGAGTTSGPALPVPTGTATTCITLLGQPICTPKLNRSGFDPDLARALMPGAVS, encoded by the coding sequence GTGAGGCCCAGAATCCTGCGGGGTACGTCGTTCGTCGCCGGGATCGCCGCGCTCGCGATGCTGCTCACCGGATGCGACTTCTCCGTCTACTCGCTGCCGCTCCCGGGCGGCGCGAAGATCAAGGGGCCGTCGTACTCCGTCACCGTGGAGTTCGCGGACGTCCTGGACCTGGTACCGAAGTCGACGGTGAAGGTCGACGACGTCACGGTCGGCACGGTCGAGAAGGTCTGGCTGGACGGGTACATCGCCAAGGTGCGGATCCGGCTGCCGAAGAGCCTCGACCTGCCGGACAACACGCACGCCACGATCCGCCAGACCAGCCTGCTCGGTGAGAAGTTCGTGTCGTTGTCCCGGCCGACCGGGTCCGAGCAGCCGCACGGGAAACTCGAGAACGGCGAGCTGATCCCGCTGTCCCGGACGACCAGCAACGTCGAGGTCGAGGAAGTCCTGTCGGCGCTGTCGCTGCTGCTGAACGGCGGTGGCGTGGCCCAGCTGCAGATCATCACCCAGGAGCTGAACAAGGCCCTGACCGGGAACGAGCCGGCCATCCGCAGCGTGCTGACGCAGCTGAACATCTTCGTCGGGACCCTGGACCAGAACAAGAACCGGATCATCACCGCGATCAAGTCGGTGGACGCGCTGGCCAAGAAGCTGAACGCGCAGAAGGCGACGCTGGCGACCGCGATCGACTCCCTGCCGAACTCGATCAAGGTGCTGGACCAGCAGCGGGCCGCACTGGTCAAGACGCTGCAGGCGCTGGCCACGCTGGGGAACACGGCGACCCGGGTGATCACCTCCGCGCAGCAGGACCTGGTGGCGAACCTCAAGTCGCTGTTCCCGATCCTGACCAAGCTGGCCGAGGCGGGCGCGAACCTGCCGAAGTCGCTGGAGCTGCTGTTCACCTACCCGTTCCCCGACCAGGCCGCCAACGCCGCGAAGGGCGACTACACCAACCTCGGGATCACGCTGGACGTGGACACCCAGAAGGCGCTCAAGAGCCTGATCGGGATCAGCCTCCCGACCGTCGGCCCGACCGGCCTTCCGACCCTCGGGATCAGCCTCCCGGTCCACCTGCCGACCAGCGCGGGCGCCGGCACCACCTCCGGGCCGGCGCTGCCGGTGCCGACCGGTACGGCGACGACCTGCATCACGCTGCTCGGGCAGCCGATCTGCACACCAAAGCTCAACCGGTCCGGGTTCGATCCCGACCTGGCCCGGGCCCTGATGCCGGGAGCGGTCTCATGA
- the rpsG gene encoding 30S ribosomal protein S7, producing the protein MPRKGPAPKRPVIIDPVYSSPLVTQLISKILVDGKKQIAQSIVYNALEGTRTKTGTDPVITLKRALDNVKPSIEVKSRRVGGATYQVPIEVKPGRSTTLALRWLTSYSRARREKTMSERLMNEILDASNGLGASVKRREDTHKMAEANKAFAHYRW; encoded by the coding sequence ATGCCGCGCAAGGGCCCCGCCCCGAAGCGCCCGGTCATCATCGACCCGGTCTACAGTTCGCCGCTCGTCACCCAGCTGATCTCCAAGATCCTGGTCGACGGCAAGAAGCAGATCGCGCAGAGCATCGTCTACAACGCGCTCGAGGGCACTCGCACCAAGACCGGCACCGACCCGGTGATCACGCTGAAGCGTGCGCTGGACAACGTGAAGCCGAGCATCGAGGTGAAGAGCCGCCGCGTCGGTGGAGCCACCTACCAGGTGCCGATCGAGGTCAAGCCGGGTCGCTCGACCACGCTCGCCCTGCGCTGGCTGACGTCGTACTCCCGGGCCCGTCGCGAGAAGACCATGTCCGAGCGGCTGATGAACGAGATCCTGGACGCGTCCAACGGTCTCGGCGCGTCGGTCAAGCGCCGCGAGGACACGCACAAGATGGCCGAAGCCAACAAGGCTTTCGCCCACTACCGCTGGTGA
- a CDS encoding nuclear transport factor 2 family protein, which produces MTDLPAYLRPFVLGVLEGSDVRVDRLGEIDLYRPPGTARGGAILFVHGGPGPEGLEVMPRDWPVYKGYATAAARRGLVAAVVDHSLIHGLDRLVVAADEVEAAVAVLRSDPRVDPDRVGLWFFSGAGLLAGEWLDSRPDWLRFVALSYPLLVTPPGVDDLVTAAEVVGKHKDLPVLLTRAGLEREELAGPVAEFVSAGGAALDIIDVPKGHHGFDMLDHTEESRAAVTKALDWAIAHLGEQPGDDGKLLVPPPPARKKATTPRRRTPAAKAAVAVQDAPVAAEPAVQQAPKAAPASVPPVPPVPPTVTTITTGTAAARAISREHAAYAAHDLEAFLAMYSPTARIELADGSELKGRRFLREYYRPRFDAGRCKNEVVQKIMVGEWVVEHVNSYEDDGSSAHLALYRVVDGLITDVEFRA; this is translated from the coding sequence ATGACGGATCTGCCGGCCTACCTGCGGCCTTTCGTCTTGGGGGTTCTGGAAGGTTCTGATGTACGCGTCGATCGCCTGGGGGAGATCGACCTGTACCGCCCGCCCGGTACCGCCCGAGGCGGCGCAATTCTCTTCGTGCACGGGGGACCCGGACCGGAAGGCCTCGAGGTGATGCCTCGGGACTGGCCGGTCTACAAGGGCTACGCGACCGCTGCCGCCAGGCGAGGCCTGGTGGCCGCAGTCGTCGACCACAGCCTGATCCACGGCCTCGACCGCCTGGTCGTGGCCGCGGACGAGGTGGAGGCCGCGGTCGCCGTACTGCGTTCGGATCCGCGGGTCGACCCCGATCGGGTCGGCCTGTGGTTCTTCTCGGGCGCCGGCCTGCTGGCCGGGGAGTGGCTGGACAGCCGCCCCGACTGGCTGCGCTTCGTGGCCCTCAGCTACCCCTTGCTCGTCACCCCGCCCGGTGTCGACGATCTGGTAACCGCTGCTGAAGTAGTTGGTAAACACAAGGACCTGCCGGTGCTGCTGACCAGAGCTGGACTCGAGCGTGAGGAGCTCGCCGGTCCGGTAGCGGAGTTCGTCTCCGCGGGTGGCGCCGCGCTGGACATCATCGACGTACCGAAAGGGCACCACGGGTTCGACATGCTCGACCACACCGAAGAATCACGCGCCGCCGTGACCAAGGCTCTCGACTGGGCGATCGCCCACCTCGGCGAGCAGCCCGGGGACGACGGCAAGCTCCTCGTCCCACCACCTCCGGCCCGTAAGAAGGCCACCACGCCCCGCCGCCGGACGCCGGCGGCCAAGGCCGCTGTTGCCGTGCAGGACGCGCCAGTGGCTGCTGAGCCCGCTGTTCAGCAGGCACCCAAGGCCGCTCCGGCATCGGTCCCACCGGTCCCACCGGTCCCGCCGACCGTCACCACCATCACCACCGGCACCGCAGCAGCGCGGGCGATCAGCCGGGAGCACGCGGCGTACGCCGCCCACGACCTCGAGGCGTTCCTGGCGATGTACTCGCCGACCGCCCGGATCGAGCTCGCGGACGGCTCCGAGCTGAAGGGCCGCCGGTTCCTGCGCGAGTACTACCGCCCGCGCTTCGACGCCGGTCGCTGCAAGAACGAGGTCGTCCAGAAGATCATGGTGGGGGAGTGGGTGGTGGAACACGTGAACAGCTACGAGGACGACGGCTCCAGCGCACACCTGGCCCTCTACCGGGTCGTCGACGGACTGATCACCGACGTCGAGTTCCGCGCCTGA
- the rpoB gene encoding DNA-directed RNA polymerase subunit beta, with protein sequence MVASRNPQSDSISNVTGPRRISFAKISEPLQVPDLLALQVDSFDWLVGNETWQARVAAAEAEGRSDLSGPSGLEEIFEEISPIEDFSGTMSLSFRDHRFEPPKNTVDECKERDVTYSAPLFVTAEFMNNETGEIKSQTVFMGDFPLMTRKGTFVINGTERVVVSQLVRSPGVYFERTPDKTSDKDIFTAKIIPSRGAWLEFEVDKRDMVGVRLDRKRKQNVTVLLKALGWTDAQILEEFGDYESIRLTLEKDHTSGQDDALLDIYRKLRPGEPPTREAAQALLENYYFNGKRYDLAKVGRYKINKKLGRDEAHDQAVLTVDDIVATIKYLVALHEGKTELPAPRGEIVVEEDDIDHFGNRRLRTVGELIQNQLRTGLARMERVVRERMTTQDVEAITPQTLINIRPVVAALKEFFGTSQLSQFMDQTNPVAGLTHKRRLNALGPGGLSRERAGFEVRDVHPSHYGRMCPIETPEGPNIGLIGSLASYGRVNAFGFVETPYRKVVDGQVTDQVDYLTADEEDRFVIAQANAALNEDNRFAEERVLVRRRHGEVELVPVDDVDYMDVSPRQMVSVATALIPFLEHDDANRALMGSNMQRQAVPLITSDAPLVGTGMEFRGAVDAGDVVVSDKAGVVKEVSADLIEIAADDGTYQTYRMAKFRRSNQGTCINQRPLVDAGQRVEIGTPLADGPCTDEGEMALGRNMLVAFMTWEGYNYEDAIILSQRVVQQDLLTSIHIEEHEVDARDTKLGPEEITRDIPNVSDEMLSDLDERGIIRIGAEVTTGDILVGKVTPKGETELTPEERLLRAIFGEKAREVRDTSLKVPHGEEGTVIGVRVFDRDNGDELPPGVNQLVRVYVAQKRKISVGDKLAGRHGNKGVISKILPVEDMPFLEDGTHVDVILNPLGVPGRMNVGQVLETHLGWIASRGWEVDPENHEEWAQRLIKIGAGAAEPMTNVATPVFDGATEDEVTGLLSSTLPNRDGVRMVNGQGKARLFDGRSGEPFPEPVGVGYMYILKLHHLVDDKIHARSTGPYSMITQQPLGGKAQFGGQRFGEMEVWALEAYGAAFALQELLTIKSDDVVGRVKVYEAIVKGENIPEPGIPESFKVLVKEMQSLCLNVEVLSSDGSRVEMRDSEEDVFRAAEELGIDLSRREPNSVEEV encoded by the coding sequence TTGGTCGCCTCGCGCAACCCCCAGTCCGACAGCATTTCCAACGTCACCGGCCCCCGCCGCATCTCCTTCGCAAAGATCTCCGAGCCGCTCCAGGTTCCGGATCTGCTTGCGCTTCAGGTGGATAGTTTCGACTGGCTGGTCGGTAACGAAACGTGGCAGGCCCGCGTGGCCGCCGCCGAGGCCGAGGGGCGGTCGGACCTGTCCGGCCCCAGCGGCCTGGAAGAGATTTTCGAGGAGATCTCCCCGATCGAGGACTTCAGCGGCACCATGTCGCTGTCGTTCCGCGACCACCGGTTCGAGCCGCCGAAGAACACGGTCGACGAGTGCAAGGAACGGGACGTCACCTACTCCGCTCCGCTGTTCGTCACCGCCGAGTTCATGAACAACGAGACCGGCGAGATCAAGAGCCAGACCGTGTTCATGGGCGACTTCCCGCTGATGACCCGCAAGGGCACGTTCGTGATCAACGGCACCGAGCGTGTCGTCGTCTCGCAGCTTGTCCGCTCGCCCGGTGTGTACTTCGAGCGCACCCCGGACAAGACGTCCGACAAGGACATCTTCACCGCCAAGATCATCCCGTCGCGCGGCGCGTGGCTGGAGTTCGAGGTGGACAAGCGCGACATGGTCGGCGTCCGCCTCGACCGCAAGCGCAAGCAGAACGTCACCGTCCTGCTGAAGGCGCTCGGCTGGACCGACGCGCAGATCCTCGAGGAGTTCGGCGACTACGAGTCGATCCGCCTCACCCTGGAGAAGGACCACACCTCCGGGCAGGACGACGCGCTGCTGGACATCTACCGCAAGCTGCGTCCGGGTGAGCCGCCGACCCGCGAGGCCGCGCAGGCGCTGCTGGAGAACTACTACTTCAACGGCAAGCGTTACGACCTGGCCAAGGTCGGCCGCTACAAGATCAACAAGAAGCTCGGCCGGGACGAGGCGCACGACCAGGCGGTGCTGACCGTCGACGACATCGTCGCCACGATCAAGTACCTGGTCGCGCTGCACGAGGGCAAGACCGAGCTGCCGGCTCCGCGCGGCGAGATCGTGGTCGAAGAGGACGACATCGACCACTTCGGCAACCGTCGCCTGCGGACCGTCGGCGAGCTGATCCAGAACCAGCTGCGCACCGGCCTGGCCCGGATGGAGCGCGTGGTCCGGGAGCGGATGACGACCCAGGACGTCGAGGCGATCACGCCGCAGACCCTGATCAACATCCGTCCGGTGGTCGCTGCGCTGAAGGAGTTCTTCGGCACCTCGCAGCTGTCCCAGTTCATGGACCAGACCAACCCGGTCGCGGGCCTGACCCACAAGCGCCGGCTGAACGCGCTCGGCCCGGGTGGTCTGAGCCGTGAGCGGGCCGGCTTCGAGGTCCGCGACGTACACCCGTCGCACTACGGCCGGATGTGCCCGATCGAGACGCCGGAAGGCCCGAACATCGGGCTGATCGGTTCGCTCGCGTCGTACGGCCGGGTGAACGCGTTCGGCTTCGTCGAGACGCCGTACCGGAAGGTCGTCGACGGCCAGGTCACCGACCAGGTGGACTACCTGACCGCGGACGAGGAGGACCGGTTCGTCATCGCGCAGGCGAACGCCGCGCTGAACGAGGACAACCGGTTCGCCGAGGAGCGCGTGCTGGTCCGCCGCCGCCACGGCGAGGTCGAGCTCGTCCCGGTCGACGACGTCGACTACATGGACGTCTCGCCGCGCCAGATGGTGTCGGTGGCGACCGCGCTGATCCCGTTCCTCGAGCACGACGACGCCAACCGCGCGCTGATGGGTTCGAACATGCAGCGCCAGGCGGTGCCGCTGATCACCTCGGACGCCCCGCTGGTCGGTACCGGCATGGAGTTCCGCGGTGCGGTCGACGCCGGAGACGTGGTCGTCTCCGACAAGGCCGGCGTGGTCAAGGAGGTCTCGGCCGACCTGATCGAGATCGCCGCCGACGACGGCACGTACCAGACCTACCGGATGGCGAAGTTCCGCCGCTCGAACCAGGGCACCTGCATCAACCAGCGCCCGCTGGTGGACGCCGGGCAGCGGGTCGAGATCGGTACGCCGCTGGCCGACGGTCCGTGCACCGACGAGGGCGAGATGGCCCTCGGCCGGAACATGCTGGTCGCGTTCATGACGTGGGAGGGCTACAACTACGAGGACGCGATCATCCTCAGCCAGCGCGTCGTGCAGCAGGACCTGCTGACCTCGATCCACATCGAGGAGCACGAGGTCGACGCCCGCGACACCAAGCTGGGCCCGGAGGAGATCACCCGGGACATCCCGAACGTCTCCGACGAGATGCTGTCCGACCTGGACGAGCGCGGCATCATCCGGATCGGCGCCGAGGTCACCACCGGTGACATCCTGGTCGGCAAGGTCACCCCGAAGGGCGAGACCGAGCTGACCCCGGAGGAGCGGCTGCTGCGCGCGATCTTCGGTGAGAAGGCGCGCGAGGTCCGCGACACGTCGCTGAAGGTGCCGCACGGCGAGGAGGGCACCGTCATCGGTGTCCGGGTCTTCGACCGCGACAACGGCGACGAGCTGCCGCCGGGCGTCAACCAGCTGGTCCGGGTGTACGTCGCCCAGAAGCGGAAGATCTCGGTCGGCGACAAGCTGGCCGGCCGGCACGGCAACAAGGGCGTCATCTCCAAGATCCTGCCGGTCGAGGACATGCCGTTCCTCGAGGACGGCACCCACGTCGACGTGATCCTGAACCCGCTGGGCGTGCCCGGCCGGATGAACGTCGGCCAGGTGCTGGAGACCCACCTCGGGTGGATCGCCAGCCGCGGCTGGGAGGTCGACCCGGAGAACCATGAGGAGTGGGCGCAGCGGCTGATCAAGATCGGCGCCGGTGCGGCCGAGCCGATGACGAACGTCGCCACGCCGGTCTTCGACGGCGCGACGGAGGACGAGGTCACCGGCCTGCTCAGCTCCACGCTGCCGAACCGGGACGGTGTCCGGATGGTCAACGGGCAGGGCAAGGCGCGCCTGTTCGACGGTCGTTCGGGTGAGCCGTTCCCGGAACCGGTCGGTGTCGGCTACATGTACATCCTGAAGCTGCACCACCTGGTCGACGACAAGATCCACGCTCGTTCGACCGGTCCGTACTCGATGATCACCCAGCAGCCGCTGGGCGGTAAGGCCCAGTTCGGTGGCCAGCGGTTCGGCGAGATGGAGGTGTGGGCCCTGGAGGCCTACGGTGCCGCCTTCGCGCTGCAGGAACTGCTGACCATCAAGTCCGACGATGTTGTCGGCCGGGTCAAGGTGTACGAAGCGATCGTCAAGGGCGAGAACATTCCGGAGCCGGGTATCCCGGAGTCGTTCAAGGTTCTGGTCAAGGAAATGCAGTCCCTCTGCCTCAATGTCGAGGTGCTCTCGTCCGACGGAAGCCGGGTCGAGATGCGCGACAGCGAGGAGGACGTCTTCCGGGCGGCGGAGGAACTGGGCATCGACCTGTCCCGGCGCGAGCCGAACAGTGTCGAGGAGGTCTGA
- a CDS encoding MCE family protein: MITRAVRIQLMVFLLITVVGVAFVGARYAQVDQLVVTRNYTVSASFAESGGIFSGAEVTYRGQPVGRVGELKLLPDGVDVNLEIDKKFKIPNDLLAVVADRSAIGEQYVDLQPRREGAPYLQDNSKIARQDTAIPIDTTELLLNLDQLVNSVDKRSLKTTVHELGAALKGKGTDLQKIIDSSGKLINDADANVLQTIKLINDGDTVLATQVASGDAIKTWAKNLALLSDTLVSSDTNLRTVIDQGSLASTQLTGLIRDNSADVAVLLGNLLTVSQLTAVRLDAVEQLMVVYPAVAMGGYVVPAKDPGTGHYDAHFGLVVGLSPHACTAGYGGTDRRVPQLVTNTPANAEAGCTANPSTGVNVRGSQNKPAPSSRYLNRTGYGVSYDPATGQAGGTGGMPDIVLGSTGGQQELLGSDSWKALILGPVTGK, from the coding sequence ATGATCACCAGAGCGGTCCGGATCCAGCTGATGGTGTTCCTGCTGATCACCGTCGTCGGCGTCGCGTTCGTCGGCGCCCGGTACGCCCAGGTCGACCAGCTGGTGGTGACCAGGAACTACACGGTCAGCGCCAGCTTCGCGGAGTCCGGAGGGATCTTCTCCGGCGCCGAGGTGACGTACCGCGGCCAGCCGGTCGGCCGGGTCGGTGAGCTCAAGCTGCTGCCCGACGGCGTCGACGTGAACCTGGAGATCGACAAGAAGTTCAAGATCCCGAACGACCTGCTCGCGGTGGTCGCGGACCGGTCCGCGATCGGTGAGCAGTACGTCGACCTGCAGCCGCGCCGCGAGGGTGCGCCGTACCTGCAGGACAACTCGAAGATCGCCCGCCAGGACACCGCGATCCCGATCGACACCACCGAGCTGCTGCTGAACCTCGACCAGCTGGTGAACTCGGTCGACAAGCGGAGCCTGAAGACCACGGTGCACGAGCTCGGCGCCGCGCTGAAGGGCAAGGGCACCGACCTGCAGAAGATCATCGACAGCTCCGGCAAGCTGATCAACGACGCGGACGCGAACGTGCTGCAGACCATCAAGCTGATCAACGACGGCGACACCGTGCTGGCCACCCAGGTCGCGAGCGGCGACGCGATCAAGACCTGGGCGAAGAACCTCGCGCTGCTGTCCGACACCCTGGTCAGCTCCGACACGAACCTGCGGACCGTGATCGACCAGGGCTCGCTGGCGTCCACCCAGCTCACCGGGCTGATCCGGGACAACAGCGCGGACGTCGCGGTGCTGCTCGGTAACCTGCTGACGGTGAGCCAACTGACCGCGGTCCGGCTGGATGCCGTCGAACAGCTGATGGTGGTCTACCCGGCGGTCGCGATGGGCGGGTACGTCGTACCGGCCAAGGACCCGGGGACCGGGCACTACGACGCTCACTTCGGGCTGGTCGTCGGGCTCAGCCCGCACGCCTGCACGGCCGGGTACGGCGGCACCGACAGGCGGGTCCCGCAGCTCGTCACGAACACACCGGCGAACGCCGAGGCCGGATGTACGGCGAACCCGTCGACCGGCGTCAACGTCCGCGGCTCGCAGAACAAGCCGGCTCCGTCGTCGCGGTACCTGAACCGAACCGGGTACGGCGTCAGCTACGACCCGGCGACCGGCCAGGCGGGCGGTACCGGCGGAATGCCGGACATCGTGCTCGGCTCGACCGGCGGACAGCAGGAGCTGCTCGGCAGCGACTCCTGGAAGGCTCTAATCCTCGGACCGGTGACCGGCAAGTGA
- the rpsL gene encoding 30S ribosomal protein S12, with the protein MPTINQLVRKGRQDKVSKNKTPALKGSPQRRGVCTRVYTTTPKKPNSALRKVARVRLTSGIEVTAYIPGVGHNLQEHSIVLVRGGRVKDLPGVRYKIIRGSLDTQGVKNRKQARSLYGAKKEKS; encoded by the coding sequence GTGCCCACCATTAACCAGCTGGTCCGCAAGGGCCGCCAGGACAAGGTGTCCAAGAACAAGACACCGGCCCTGAAGGGTTCCCCTCAGCGTCGTGGTGTGTGCACGCGCGTCTACACGACCACGCCGAAGAAGCCGAACTCCGCTCTTCGTAAGGTTGCACGTGTCCGCCTGACCAGCGGCATCGAGGTCACCGCCTACATCCCGGGCGTCGGCCACAACCTGCAGGAGCACTCGATCGTGCTCGTTCGTGGCGGCCGGGTGAAGGACCTCCCGGGTGTCCGGTACAAGATCATCCGCGGTTCGCTCGACACCCAGGGTGTGAAGAACCGGAAGCAGGCTCGCAGCCTGTACGGCGCGAAGAAGGAGAAGAGCTAA